One window of the Natrinema sp. HArc-T2 genome contains the following:
- a CDS encoding DUF2892 domain-containing protein has translation MDRNVCGIDRVGRVLLATGLLVVGYRTRQQTLGTLAFVAGSDLLATAVIQRCPVNTLLGIDTCDTTS, from the coding sequence ATGGACAGGAACGTCTGTGGAATCGATCGGGTCGGGCGTGTGCTTCTCGCGACAGGGCTCCTCGTCGTCGGCTATCGAACCAGACAGCAGACACTCGGCACGCTCGCGTTCGTCGCCGGCAGCGACCTCCTCGCCACTGCGGTCATCCAGCGCTGTCCGGTGAATACGCTGCTCGGAATCGACACCTGCGACACGACATCGTAG
- the upp gene encoding uracil phosphoribosyltransferase: MPIEDRDTAYLITHALAKDTLSRLRDVETEQVSFRKGLVKLGRICGYEIIDGRMETEYVEIETPLEPTMGERVKGLDDVVIINVLRAATPFVEGLLKAFPRARQGVISASRDEEAGRDEDGSFPITVDYVKLPEITEEDTVIIADPMLATGSTMCTVLDHVIENSPEPENLIVLSAVSAPEGLLRVGETFDEADLLTVSIDDRLDDDGFIVPGLGDAGDRAFRTT, translated from the coding sequence ATGCCGATTGAAGACCGCGATACCGCTTATCTCATCACGCACGCATTGGCGAAGGATACACTCTCGCGCCTGCGCGACGTCGAGACCGAGCAGGTCAGCTTCCGGAAGGGGCTGGTCAAACTCGGTCGGATCTGTGGTTACGAGATCATCGATGGGCGGATGGAAACCGAGTACGTCGAGATCGAGACGCCGCTCGAGCCGACGATGGGCGAGCGTGTCAAGGGACTGGACGACGTGGTCATCATCAACGTCTTGCGCGCCGCGACGCCGTTCGTCGAGGGACTGCTGAAAGCGTTCCCGCGGGCGCGACAGGGTGTCATCAGCGCGAGCCGTGACGAGGAAGCGGGCCGCGACGAGGATGGTTCGTTCCCGATCACGGTCGACTACGTCAAACTGCCCGAAATCACCGAGGAGGACACGGTCATCATCGCTGACCCCATGCTCGCGACGGGGAGTACGATGTGTACCGTTCTGGATCACGTCATCGAGAACTCACCCGAACCCGAGAACCTGATCGTCCTCTCGGCGGTGTCGGCACCGGAAGGCCTGCTCCGCGTCGGTGAGACGTTCGACGAGGCCGATCTGCTGACGGTCTCGATCGACGACCGACTCGACGACGACGGGTTCATCGTCCCCGGTCTCGGCGACGCCGGCGACCGCGCGTTCCGGACGACGTGA
- a CDS encoding DUF5828 family protein, whose translation MEESISGFKVRGDWGDIVEHGERITRALREVDVHDSEEAADADYTAAFEEWDEWRPKAHETLDSDVSEKTADQASVEEGKGEKAGKGPDEDIKTAGEKLSESYERLEDDDAEAAVGTWKESIDYVARAADSAGHKALRRVEDTVYQNVMTQLAPYYFDNELVSANIQQSTRNGDNGERFVFEINVNDDELKEVVSDRLAEYEDEIDRWHVEIEKDTDAAEAIEGVEPPPEPDDNSKSTTN comes from the coding sequence ATGGAAGAGAGCATCTCGGGATTCAAAGTTCGCGGTGACTGGGGCGACATCGTCGAACACGGCGAGCGCATCACGCGCGCGCTTCGAGAGGTAGACGTCCACGACTCCGAAGAGGCCGCCGACGCGGACTACACCGCCGCCTTCGAGGAGTGGGACGAATGGCGTCCCAAAGCCCACGAGACCCTCGATTCGGACGTCAGCGAGAAGACGGCCGATCAGGCCAGCGTCGAGGAGGGCAAAGGAGAAAAGGCCGGGAAAGGACCCGACGAAGACATCAAAACCGCTGGTGAGAAACTCTCGGAGTCGTACGAACGGCTCGAGGACGACGACGCCGAGGCGGCGGTCGGCACCTGGAAGGAGTCGATCGATTACGTCGCGCGAGCGGCCGACTCCGCGGGGCACAAGGCCTTGCGCCGGGTCGAGGACACGGTCTATCAGAACGTGATGACCCAGCTCGCGCCGTACTACTTCGACAACGAACTCGTCAGCGCCAACATCCAGCAGTCGACGCGCAACGGCGACAACGGCGAGCGGTTCGTCTTCGAGATCAACGTCAACGACGACGAACTCAAAGAGGTCGTCTCCGACCGCCTCGCCGAGTACGAAGACGAGATCGACCGCTGGCACGTCGAAATCGAGAAGGATACCGACGCTGCCGAGGCTATCGAAGGCGTGGAGCCACCACCCGAACCCGACGACAACTCCAAGTCGACGACGAACTGA
- a CDS encoding anion permease, whose product MVDIATVGAFAVAAVASLFMAWAIGAGSSGSTPFAPAVGANAISVMRAGFLVGLLGFSGAVLQGANVSEAVGTELIGGVTLSSTAATLALLIAAALVAIGIFTGYPIATAFTVTGAVIGTGLAMGGDPAWAKYTEIATLWVLTPFVGGSIAYAVARALRADAIAEEHLVIGLAAVVGAIVANIEFAVLGSGAGGASVAQVTGRSLPGPAVAGTAVATLVIAAIWAGVIAFDLGKGTERGERHFLLILGGLVAFSAGGSQVGLAIGPLIPLSNEIELPLLAMLVGGGFGLLLGSWTGAPRMIKAISQDYSSLGPRRSIAALIPSFIIAQAAVFFGIPVSFNEIIVSAIIGSGYAAAGAGGGVSARKMGVTVLAWVGSLAGSITVGYIGYTAVETLLL is encoded by the coding sequence ATGGTCGACATCGCCACAGTCGGAGCCTTCGCCGTGGCCGCGGTCGCGAGTCTGTTCATGGCCTGGGCGATCGGTGCCGGCTCGAGTGGCTCCACCCCGTTCGCTCCAGCAGTCGGCGCAAACGCGATTTCGGTGATGCGAGCCGGCTTTCTCGTCGGGCTGCTTGGCTTTTCTGGCGCGGTATTACAGGGTGCGAACGTCTCCGAGGCGGTCGGGACCGAACTTATCGGCGGCGTGACGCTGTCGTCGACCGCCGCCACGCTCGCCTTGCTCATCGCGGCCGCACTGGTGGCGATCGGCATCTTCACCGGCTATCCGATCGCGACGGCGTTTACCGTCACCGGCGCGGTCATCGGCACCGGCCTCGCCATGGGCGGCGACCCAGCGTGGGCGAAATACACCGAGATCGCCACCCTCTGGGTGCTCACACCGTTCGTCGGCGGCTCTATTGCGTACGCGGTCGCTCGAGCACTCCGGGCCGACGCGATCGCAGAGGAACACCTCGTCATCGGGCTGGCCGCCGTCGTCGGCGCGATCGTCGCCAACATCGAATTCGCGGTCCTCGGCTCGGGCGCTGGCGGCGCGTCGGTCGCACAGGTGACAGGACGCTCGCTTCCCGGCCCCGCAGTCGCGGGCACCGCTGTGGCCACGCTGGTCATCGCAGCGATCTGGGCAGGTGTGATCGCGTTCGATCTCGGCAAGGGAACCGAACGCGGCGAGCGACATTTCCTGCTCATCCTCGGCGGCCTCGTCGCCTTCTCGGCCGGCGGCAGTCAGGTCGGGCTCGCGATCGGCCCGCTGATCCCGCTCTCGAACGAGATCGAGTTACCGCTGCTCGCGATGCTCGTCGGCGGCGGCTTTGGCCTGTTGCTCGGCTCGTGGACCGGTGCGCCGCGGATGATCAAGGCGATCTCACAGGACTACTCCTCGCTTGGGCCGCGCCGATCGATCGCGGCGCTGATCCCATCGTTTATTATCGCCCAGGCCGCCGTGTTCTTCGGCATTCCGGTCTCGTTCAACGAGATCATCGTCAGCGCGATCATCGGCAGCGGCTACGCGGCAGCCGGCGCTGGCGGTGGCGTCAGCGCTCGCAAGATGGGCGTCACCGTCCTTGCGTGGGTCGGCTCGCTCGCCGGCTCGATCACCGTCGGCTACATCGGCTACACCGCTGTCGAGACGCTCCTGCTGTGA
- a CDS encoding hemolysin family protein, with the protein MALSPPFETVLAVYELPVVGLEIDQSVVTILGALALVGLVGLSAFFSSSEIALFSIPKHRVEGMAEDGIPGAERVKALKEDPHRLLVTILVGNNIVNIAMSSIATALLGLYLGGLTAVTVATLGITAVVLLFGESAPKSYAVENTESWSIRVARPLKVAEKLMFPLVILFDYLTRQLNRLTGSTTGAIETPYVTRDEIQEMIESGEREGVLEEEEHEMLQRIFRFNNTIVKEVMTPRLDMTAVPKDAAIDEAIETCIQSGHARVPVYEGSLDNVLGVVHIRDLVRDLNYGESGTDDLELADLIQPTLHVPESKNVDELLSEMRENRMHMAIVIDEFGTTEGLVTMEDMIEEIVGEILEGGEEQPIEAIDDDTVLVRGEVNIEDVNETLEIDLPEGQEFETIAGFIFNRAGRLVEEGEEITYDGVRITVETVENTRIMKARLKKLAVRDDDEAESDGEAAALEVEENESER; encoded by the coding sequence ATGGCGTTGTCTCCGCCCTTCGAGACCGTGTTGGCTGTGTACGAGCTCCCAGTGGTGGGACTCGAGATCGATCAGTCGGTGGTGACGATCCTCGGAGCGCTCGCCCTCGTCGGACTCGTTGGTCTCTCTGCGTTCTTCTCGTCATCCGAAATCGCGCTGTTTTCGATCCCGAAACACCGCGTGGAAGGGATGGCCGAAGACGGGATTCCTGGCGCAGAGCGTGTCAAGGCGCTCAAGGAGGACCCACACCGGCTACTCGTGACGATTCTCGTCGGGAACAATATCGTCAACATCGCGATGTCGTCGATCGCGACGGCGCTCCTCGGACTGTATCTCGGTGGTCTGACGGCCGTCACGGTCGCCACGCTTGGGATCACCGCCGTCGTCCTCCTCTTTGGTGAGAGCGCACCCAAGTCCTACGCGGTCGAGAACACCGAATCCTGGTCGATTCGCGTCGCCCGACCGCTGAAAGTCGCCGAGAAGCTGATGTTCCCGCTCGTCATCCTCTTTGACTACCTCACCCGGCAGCTTAACCGTCTCACGGGGTCGACGACGGGTGCGATCGAGACGCCCTACGTCACCCGCGACGAGATTCAGGAGATGATCGAGTCCGGCGAGCGCGAGGGCGTCCTGGAAGAAGAAGAACACGAGATGCTCCAGCGAATTTTCCGGTTTAACAACACGATCGTCAAGGAGGTTATGACGCCGCGACTGGACATGACGGCGGTGCCGAAAGACGCCGCCATCGACGAGGCGATCGAGACCTGTATTCAAAGCGGCCACGCCCGTGTGCCGGTCTACGAGGGGAGTCTCGACAACGTCTTGGGAGTTGTTCACATCCGCGATCTCGTCCGCGATCTCAACTACGGCGAGTCCGGCACCGACGACCTCGAGCTCGCCGATCTCATCCAGCCGACGCTGCACGTCCCCGAGTCGAAAAACGTCGACGAGTTGCTCTCGGAGATGCGCGAAAACCGGATGCACATGGCGATCGTCATCGACGAGTTCGGCACCACCGAGGGGCTGGTGACCATGGAGGACATGATCGAGGAGATCGTTGGCGAGATCTTAGAGGGTGGAGAGGAACAGCCGATCGAGGCGATCGACGACGACACCGTCCTCGTCCGTGGCGAGGTCAACATCGAGGACGTCAACGAAACCCTCGAGATCGATCTCCCCGAGGGTCAGGAGTTCGAGACCATCGCCGGCTTCATTTTCAACCGCGCGGGTCGACTCGTCGAGGAGGGCGAGGAGATCACCTACGACGGTGTCCGCATTACCGTCGAGACCGTCGAGAACACGCGGATCATGAAAGCGCGACTCAAGAAACTCGCAGTACGCGACGACGACGAAGCGGAGAGCGACGGCGAGGCTGCCGCGCTCGAGGTCGAGGAAAACGAGAGCGAGCGGTAG
- a CDS encoding glutaredoxin family protein — protein MSETAESPITFYRLQGCPFCERVARLLNEYDLDYRSRFVEPMHSDRNVVKRVAGVRTVPVIVDDTTGVTMAESENIVGYLETTYGDGGTDHPGAAAASAGGED, from the coding sequence ATGAGTGAGACCGCCGAGTCACCGATCACGTTTTACCGACTGCAGGGCTGTCCGTTCTGCGAGCGGGTCGCCCGGCTGTTGAACGAGTACGACCTCGACTACCGATCGCGGTTCGTCGAACCGATGCACTCGGACCGAAACGTCGTCAAACGCGTCGCCGGCGTCCGAACCGTTCCCGTCATCGTCGACGACACCACCGGCGTCACGATGGCCGAGAGCGAAAACATCGTCGGCTACCTCGAGACGACCTACGGCGACGGTGGCACCGACCATCCCGGCGCAGCAGCGGCGAGCGCGGGAGGTGAAGACTGA